The following are encoded in a window of Risungbinella massiliensis genomic DNA:
- a CDS encoding PSP1 domain-containing protein — translation MLKVIGVRFRQAGKIYYFDPSDVPIQQGQAVIVETVRGIEYGEVVFGIRYVAEDEVVLPLRKVIRTATLEDIQQMDENQDAAEEALNLCQQKVYQHSLEMKLVDAEYTFDRNKIIFYFTAEGRVDFRDLVRDLATVFRTRIELRQIGVRDEAKMLGGIGPCGRVLCCSSFLGDFEPVSIKMAKDQNLSLNPAKISGLCGRLMCCLKFENDHYEESKMALPDIGEKITTPYGEGEVKMLDLLERKVQVQLEESGNVVEHSLDEVASEV, via the coding sequence TTGCTAAAAGTAATTGGAGTCCGCTTTCGACAAGCGGGTAAAATATATTATTTTGATCCAAGTGATGTCCCGATTCAACAGGGACAAGCTGTGATCGTAGAAACGGTCCGTGGAATAGAGTATGGAGAAGTAGTGTTCGGTATTCGATATGTGGCAGAGGATGAAGTGGTACTACCTTTACGTAAGGTAATTCGCACAGCGACTTTAGAGGATATCCAGCAAATGGACGAGAATCAGGATGCAGCAGAGGAAGCTCTGAACCTTTGCCAGCAAAAGGTGTATCAACACAGTCTAGAAATGAAGTTAGTGGATGCTGAGTATACATTTGATCGCAATAAAATTATTTTTTACTTTACGGCGGAAGGACGAGTAGACTTCCGTGACTTAGTGAGAGATCTAGCAACTGTATTTAGAACCCGTATTGAATTGAGACAGATTGGAGTTCGAGACGAAGCGAAGATGTTAGGAGGAATCGGACCCTGTGGGCGTGTTTTATGCTGTTCCTCTTTTTTAGGTGATTTCGAACCAGTCTCGATCAAAATGGCAAAAGATCAGAATCTCTCGCTAAATCCTGCCAAAATATCTGGGTTGTGTGGACGGTTAATGTGTTGCCTGAAGTTTGAAAATGACCATTATGAGGAATCGAAAATGGCGTTGCCAGACATCGGTGAAAAAATAACAACCCCTTATGGAGAAGGGGAAGTAAAAATGTTAGATCTTTTGGAACGAAAAGTACAAGTTCAGTTAGAAGAAAGCGGAAACGTGGTGGAACATTCGTTAGATGAAGTTGCTTCTGAAGTTTAA
- a CDS encoding initiation-control protein YabA has translation MDKQAVFQLVAQVEEQIGELYKELGGLKEQIVQLMEENTRLEMENQRLRELQTNERDRKDVGKKETSETVVGEEDQNALNHLANLYTEGFHICNLHYGRLRTDGDCLFCLAFLNKSEEEDAR, from the coding sequence TTGGACAAACAGGCGGTATTTCAGTTAGTTGCCCAAGTGGAAGAACAAATTGGGGAGCTTTACAAAGAGCTGGGTGGACTAAAAGAGCAGATTGTACAATTGATGGAAGAGAATACAAGACTCGAGATGGAGAACCAGCGTCTTAGAGAATTGCAAACAAATGAGAGAGACCGTAAGGATGTAGGGAAGAAAGAAACCTCTGAAACAGTGGTAGGCGAAGAGGATCAAAATGCACTCAATCATCTAGCCAACCTGTATACAGAAGGTTTCCATATTTGCAATCTACACTATGGTAGACTGAGGACAGATGGGGATTGTTTATTTTGTTTAGCATTTTTGAATAAGAGTGAGGAAGAGGATGCACGTTAA
- a CDS encoding GIY-YIG nuclease family protein gives MERPYYVYILKCSDDTFYIGITNCLSKRLAAHNRGVASKYTRTRLPVRYCYYEQVPNRSSALKREIQMKKLSRKQKESLVAQRGDQIDVDPKKL, from the coding sequence TTGGAACGACCTTACTATGTTTACATATTAAAGTGTTCAGATGACACCTTTTACATAGGGATCACGAATTGCCTATCTAAAAGGCTGGCAGCTCACAATCGTGGGGTTGCATCCAAATATACGAGAACGCGTCTACCAGTTCGCTACTGTTATTATGAACAAGTTCCAAATCGATCAAGTGCATTGAAGCGAGAGATTCAAATGAAGAAGCTCTCCAGAAAACAAAAAGAGAGTTTGGTAGCTCAAAGAGGGGATCAAATCGATGTGGATCCAAAAAAGCTTTAA
- the rsmI gene encoding 16S rRNA (cytidine(1402)-2'-O)-methyltransferase: MWIQKSFNQEKGILYVVGTPIGNLGDVSERVQEILTEVDVIAAEDTRHTRKLLNHLGISTPTVSYHEHNEKQRGTALVERLLAGENIALVSDAGLPAISDPGHIVVQMATDCEIPVVPIPGANAALSALTCSGLSTHPFLFLGFLPRERKERRKVLENWKYFSETVIFYESPHRLEKVLADLLEIWGNRKVAIARELTKKHEEWIRGELVDALDYLKEHGTRGEYTFIVEGSSIGPDTLENRWWQELSPIEHVEEYIQRGLSKKEAILQASKERDVPKREIYQIYHGQE; this comes from the coding sequence ATGTGGATCCAAAAAAGCTTTAATCAAGAAAAAGGAATCCTCTATGTAGTGGGAACACCTATTGGCAATTTAGGAGATGTAAGTGAAAGAGTACAAGAAATATTGACAGAAGTGGATGTAATCGCTGCAGAAGATACAAGGCATACTCGAAAACTACTCAATCATCTTGGTATATCGACCCCAACGGTCTCCTATCACGAACACAATGAAAAGCAAAGAGGAACAGCATTGGTAGAGCGATTGCTTGCTGGGGAAAACATAGCTCTAGTAAGTGATGCTGGCTTACCAGCAATCTCTGATCCGGGGCATATCGTCGTTCAGATGGCGACAGATTGTGAAATCCCGGTAGTGCCTATTCCAGGGGCTAATGCAGCGCTATCTGCTTTAACTTGCTCGGGACTGTCTACCCATCCGTTTCTGTTCCTTGGTTTTCTTCCTAGAGAGAGAAAAGAACGACGTAAGGTTTTGGAGAATTGGAAGTATTTTTCAGAGACTGTTATTTTTTACGAGTCTCCCCACCGCTTAGAAAAAGTGTTGGCTGATCTATTGGAGATATGGGGAAATCGCAAAGTGGCAATTGCACGTGAGCTGACCAAGAAACATGAAGAGTGGATTCGAGGAGAGCTTGTGGATGCTTTGGATTATTTGAAAGAACATGGAACGCGGGGAGAGTATACGTTCATTGTCGAGGGATCCAGTATTGGACCAGATACACTTGAGAATAGATGGTGGCAAGAGTTAAGTCCTATTGAGCATGTGGAGGAATACATCCAAAGAGGACTGTCTAAAAAAGAAGCGATTTTGCAGGCCTCCAAAGAACGTGATGTTCCTAAGCGGGAAATTTATCAGATCTATCATGGACAAGAGTAA
- a CDS encoding AbrB/MazE/SpoVT family DNA-binding domain-containing protein — translation MLKSTGIVRKVDELGRVVIPIELRRTLGIGEKDALEIYVDGERIVLKKYEPACIFTGEVDETVRYKNKVVSRKCIEEMYELLQDKVTVE, via the coding sequence ATGCTAAAATCTACGGGTATTGTACGGAAAGTGGACGAGCTGGGTCGTGTAGTAATTCCTATCGAATTACGTCGAACTTTGGGGATTGGCGAAAAAGACGCTTTGGAGATTTATGTCGATGGCGAGCGCATCGTATTAAAAAAATATGAGCCAGCTTGCATCTTCACCGGTGAAGTCGACGAAACCGTACGTTACAAAAACAAAGTAGTAAGCAGAAAATGCATTGAAGAAATGTACGAGCTACTTCAAGATAAAGTCACAGTAGAGTAA
- a CDS encoding DNA double-strand break repair nuclease NurA translates to MIPVSEELKGKLRKLNEALLTSYPKDVLDSTRIRQKIANLGSFFFVQNLPDQELQDWMEDKSLVGVDGSVNSTKGPELRTLSIFQALAKGTKGEEAWKADLYTPLLEEEEESSSLEDGQLAREASKRGAKLSILEMDVAMEAMRKWKPKVVLMDGSLSFFAIRDWEKCNKLMETAQEENVLLIGVSEEIGARRLAKEIYPEYPAFSDRDLLYGVLKEGEAYEWEDWSPSGNGLWKMAVRTSNHPVPISIDGLMAQKWDRKRLADLVYTLTPKQGRGIPFWLDIVDNQVRVTDLLVQGMIDQYIDPELRHRLLATKRNERVI, encoded by the coding sequence ATGATACCAGTATCAGAGGAATTGAAAGGAAAGCTGCGAAAGTTAAATGAAGCTCTCTTAACTAGCTATCCAAAGGATGTTTTAGATTCGACAAGGATTCGACAAAAAATTGCAAACTTAGGAAGCTTCTTTTTTGTGCAAAATCTACCAGATCAGGAGCTCCAAGATTGGATGGAGGATAAGAGTCTTGTTGGAGTAGATGGTTCGGTTAACTCGACGAAGGGACCAGAACTTCGTACACTCTCTATTTTTCAAGCACTTGCGAAAGGAACAAAAGGAGAAGAGGCGTGGAAGGCGGATCTCTATACCCCTTTATTAGAAGAGGAAGAAGAATCTTCTTCTTTAGAAGATGGGCAATTGGCACGGGAAGCCAGTAAACGTGGTGCCAAACTTTCTATTCTGGAGATGGATGTTGCGATGGAAGCGATGAGAAAGTGGAAACCAAAAGTGGTTTTAATGGATGGCTCGCTTTCGTTCTTCGCTATTCGGGATTGGGAAAAATGCAATAAGCTAATGGAAACTGCCCAAGAAGAGAATGTCCTGCTTATTGGAGTTTCGGAAGAGATTGGTGCCAGGCGTTTAGCGAAAGAGATCTATCCTGAATATCCGGCTTTCTCCGATCGTGATCTTCTCTATGGAGTACTAAAAGAAGGGGAGGCTTACGAATGGGAAGATTGGTCTCCATCTGGAAATGGACTTTGGAAAATGGCTGTCCGCACATCCAATCACCCTGTACCGATTAGTATTGATGGATTAATGGCGCAAAAGTGGGATCGCAAGAGATTAGCTGATTTAGTCTATACCCTGACTCCTAAGCAAGGTAGAGGAATCCCTTTTTGGCTGGATATTGTAGATAATCAAGTTCGAGTAACAGACCTTCTTGTTCAAGGGATGATCGATCAATATATTGACCCGGAACTTCGTCACCGATTGCTTGCAACCAAACGGAATGAGCGAGTGATTTAG
- a CDS encoding ATP-binding protein, with translation MMMQVVGVTNQQEVYVVSKERKFRINEILILEDPILSDPKGEVVETASYNRLLPMGYEKSVVDASILQTLRTIGYDIESDEVNIAKVRLFEEAAHPVITGCSVRLPEFEEVRHLLIKADPNESMVVGEVRGTDSIAKTMSEDLHHKLKVLEQGELREQNGIPFLFDVRSMHQYPHVGVFGGSGSGKSFGLRVMMEELMNLQIPTIVFDPHFEMEFSTVTPGLEEIAPDYSDRFLTVQIGKEVGISFTDLSTRDIISLLHAAGGQLTSSMESAVEALHKTRDTFISFSDRIRNLMEAAEAKNLDKQLQEADTPTEVERISALQKLLKKYPSVHASSLRGIDWRLRRLERSGIFTRDIKEIERGIEQRKLVSVQGSSWLLQVFATYVTGALYRKRRDYRDARMNGEEGQFFPPFVIVMDEAHNFAPKGVDSPAKSVLKEIAQEGRKYGVFLFLATQRPTLLDETITAQLNSKFVFRTVRGTDIQTLREETDLTEDEGKRLPYLRSGDTFVSSAAFGRTVFIRVRAAYTTSPHTMNPFDELMQASRQKEEGFLQALTPLLPLFDTDLVQAISSINRELGVSWEVTRLRQELEQAAKAGKIRKHVTPFQTRYDRV, from the coding sequence ATGATGATGCAAGTAGTAGGAGTAACCAATCAACAAGAGGTCTATGTTGTCTCCAAGGAGCGTAAATTTCGTATTAATGAAATATTGATCCTAGAAGACCCAATTTTATCTGATCCAAAAGGAGAGGTAGTAGAGACTGCTTCGTACAATCGATTGCTTCCGATGGGATATGAAAAATCGGTAGTAGATGCTTCCATCCTTCAGACCCTTCGTACGATTGGTTATGACATTGAATCAGATGAAGTAAATATTGCCAAGGTACGTCTTTTTGAGGAAGCAGCCCATCCAGTGATCACAGGTTGCTCTGTCCGTTTACCAGAGTTTGAAGAAGTCCGCCACTTATTGATTAAAGCTGATCCCAACGAATCGATGGTTGTAGGGGAAGTCCGGGGGACTGATTCGATTGCGAAAACGATGAGTGAAGATTTACATCACAAACTAAAAGTGCTCGAACAAGGGGAACTACGTGAACAGAATGGGATTCCTTTTTTATTTGATGTGAGATCCATGCATCAATATCCACATGTGGGTGTGTTTGGTGGATCTGGATCAGGTAAATCATTTGGTCTGCGTGTCATGATGGAAGAACTGATGAATTTACAGATCCCGACGATTGTCTTTGACCCACATTTTGAAATGGAATTTTCTACGGTGACTCCTGGACTAGAAGAGATAGCACCTGATTATTCTGATCGCTTTTTGACCGTCCAAATTGGAAAAGAAGTAGGTATCTCCTTTACCGATCTGAGCACACGTGATATCATCTCCCTCTTACACGCTGCGGGTGGACAATTGACTAGTTCGATGGAAAGTGCAGTAGAAGCATTGCATAAAACTCGTGATACATTTATCTCTTTTAGTGACCGAATTCGCAATCTAATGGAAGCAGCTGAAGCGAAAAATTTGGACAAACAGTTGCAAGAGGCAGATACTCCAACAGAAGTCGAACGAATTTCTGCTCTACAAAAATTGCTCAAAAAGTATCCAAGTGTACATGCTTCCTCTTTGCGTGGGATCGATTGGCGCTTGCGACGATTAGAAAGATCAGGGATTTTCACTAGAGATATTAAAGAGATTGAAAGAGGTATTGAACAGCGAAAGCTAGTATCCGTCCAAGGGTCTTCTTGGCTCCTTCAAGTCTTTGCAACTTATGTAACCGGTGCACTCTATCGTAAACGAAGAGATTATCGGGATGCTCGGATGAATGGCGAAGAAGGTCAATTCTTTCCTCCGTTTGTCATTGTGATGGATGAAGCCCATAACTTTGCACCAAAGGGAGTAGATTCTCCAGCAAAATCTGTTCTTAAGGAAATTGCGCAAGAAGGACGGAAATACGGAGTCTTTCTTTTCTTAGCAACACAGCGTCCTACGTTATTAGATGAGACGATTACTGCGCAACTTAACTCCAAATTCGTCTTTCGGACAGTACGTGGAACAGATATTCAGACGCTTCGTGAAGAGACCGATCTAACAGAAGACGAAGGGAAACGTCTACCATACTTACGATCTGGGGATACGTTTGTCTCTTCCGCTGCTTTTGGACGGACAGTCTTTATCCGGGTTCGAGCAGCTTATACAACGAGCCCTCATACGATGAATCCATTTGATGAATTGATGCAGGCATCTCGTCAGAAAGAAGAGGGATTCTTACAAGCGCTGACTCCGCTATTACCCCTCTTTGATACAGATCTCGTGCAAGCGATCTCCTCGATCAATCGAGAGCTAGGGGTAAGTTGGGAAGTGACTCGCCTTCGCCAAGAGTTAGAACAGGCTGCCAAAGCAGGAAAAATCCGAAAACATGTTACCCCGTTCCAAACAAGATATGATCGGGTATAA
- a CDS encoding alkaline phosphatase family protein — protein MNYVKYWDLWKPKLWIALREGKIFTPTFVMVAFLFFHFFAWDFQFGSWLLATLWALPLFVLYYFYEFPLKLRPVLWLPIVFYQGLFGGFHVGLLLFALVLYLGWNLFGIGTWYYHRKLGTSKHNYQTYWKQLVVHSGPTSENAQEQLPKIFLLLLVMQTGYTQNFFELPHMSYLVFLIVWIAITIWLHYKLWDWKPVEMDRFVYPVSQKAKARRVILIVLEGCRKDRLEDAYTPFFDWLESKGTTYSKMETLYPARTYSTAASLYTGAYPRDHKILQDLYISPTQQVENLMQKLSEKGKKSKIIGSKYLADLWGSEYTEIVEPKSIQESNQQVLEKAKEILQQEKPDFLSLHFSSIDRIGKAKGPDSEEYREQIQELDVQLSLFYKWVESLDELKDTLYIVTSNHGLSAGGAHGHLAEGERNVPFILHGPMFEEGRKVLIPHQLISVAPTIAHLLEVDHPKQARGKILMEEMKENII, from the coding sequence ATGAATTACGTTAAATACTGGGATTTATGGAAACCGAAGCTGTGGATAGCTTTGCGGGAAGGAAAGATTTTTACGCCTACTTTCGTTATGGTGGCGTTTCTTTTCTTTCACTTTTTTGCGTGGGACTTTCAGTTTGGGAGTTGGCTATTAGCTACTTTATGGGCATTACCACTGTTTGTTTTATATTACTTCTATGAATTTCCATTAAAACTCCGTCCAGTCTTGTGGCTACCCATCGTTTTTTATCAGGGACTATTTGGTGGGTTCCATGTTGGTTTACTGCTCTTTGCTTTGGTACTTTATTTAGGGTGGAACTTATTTGGTATCGGAACATGGTATTATCATCGGAAACTAGGTACTTCCAAACACAACTACCAAACTTATTGGAAACAATTAGTGGTACATAGTGGACCGACAAGTGAAAATGCCCAGGAGCAACTGCCCAAGATATTTTTACTGTTACTTGTTATGCAGACAGGGTATACCCAGAATTTCTTTGAACTGCCTCACATGTCCTATTTGGTGTTCCTGATCGTCTGGATTGCGATCACCATTTGGCTACATTACAAATTATGGGACTGGAAGCCAGTAGAGATGGACCGTTTTGTCTATCCAGTTTCCCAAAAAGCAAAAGCTAGACGTGTCATTTTAATCGTCTTGGAAGGTTGTCGCAAAGATCGTCTAGAAGATGCCTATACTCCCTTTTTTGATTGGTTGGAGAGTAAAGGAACAACTTATAGCAAGATGGAGACCCTCTATCCGGCAAGAACGTACTCTACCGCTGCCTCTCTCTACACGGGAGCTTATCCAAGGGATCATAAAATCTTGCAAGATCTTTATATTTCACCAACTCAGCAAGTGGAGAATCTCATGCAAAAACTCTCAGAAAAAGGAAAAAAGAGCAAGATTATTGGATCGAAATATTTAGCTGATTTATGGGGATCGGAATATACGGAGATTGTGGAACCGAAGTCTATTCAAGAATCCAATCAACAAGTCCTAGAAAAGGCAAAAGAGATACTCCAACAAGAAAAGCCTGACTTTCTGTCTCTACATTTCAGTTCTATTGATCGGATTGGGAAAGCAAAAGGGCCAGATAGTGAGGAATATCGCGAACAGATTCAAGAATTAGATGTTCAACTTTCCCTCTTTTATAAGTGGGTGGAGAGTCTCGATGAATTAAAAGATACGTTGTATATCGTTACAAGTAATCACGGACTTTCTGCAGGTGGAGCACATGGTCATCTAGCAGAAGGAGAACGAAATGTACCATTTATCTTACATGGCCCTATGTTTGAGGAAGGGAGGAAAGTGCTGATTCCTCATCAGTTGATCTCAGTCGCACCGACAATCGCGCATCTCTTAGAGGTAGATCATCCAAAACAAGCACGTGGAAAGATATTAATGGAAGAGATGAAAGAAAATATTATATAA
- a CDS encoding glycoside hydrolase family 32 protein, protein MFSGFTKSVAAEDVTWKDSEHRPGYHFSVPDQWMNDPQRPIYFDGEYHYYYLYNRDYSWGGNGTEWRHATSKDLVIWEDKGVAIPKYTNKNGDPWTGSFVVDNENTAGFGYGAVIAIVTQPSADGQKQEQFLWYSTDRGKTFKSYSDEPIMKNPGEPNFRDPKVIWDSQAGKWVMTMAEGDKIGFYESRDLKHWVYISGFMAPNIGVLECPDLFLLRADDGNYKWVLGVSANARFKGDPNTYAYWTGNFNGKEFKPDKAEPTWLDYGFDWYGGVTFEDGPGYDKLGRRYAIAWMNNWDYPHNTPTKAEGFNGVNSIVRKVELKNKNGRYTLVSNPTERLDDTNNVSKRIDLGKIEINGNKTIFDQADAGKTYSIEADISWENITNFGFRLRESDDGSKHIDAGLFVEGGFSFVNRKHTGTPSTQFVESKAPFDKNKKKVHLRILVDNTSVEMFIDDGEVVHSNQVFSNAGDTKISAFSTGGTTILENVKITEYKNLFVGR, encoded by the coding sequence ATATTTTCAGGGTTTACAAAGAGTGTGGCAGCAGAAGATGTAACATGGAAAGATTCAGAACATCGTCCAGGCTACCATTTCTCCGTGCCAGATCAATGGATGAATGATCCACAACGGCCTATTTATTTTGATGGAGAGTATCATTATTACTATTTGTACAACAGAGATTACTCGTGGGGTGGTAATGGTACAGAGTGGAGGCATGCAACCTCAAAAGATTTAGTCATCTGGGAAGATAAAGGAGTAGCGATTCCTAAATATACAAATAAGAATGGAGATCCATGGACAGGTTCATTTGTTGTGGATAATGAAAATACAGCAGGATTTGGGTATGGTGCAGTAATTGCAATTGTAACTCAACCATCTGCTGACGGTCAAAAGCAGGAACAATTCTTATGGTATAGTACGGATCGAGGAAAAACATTTAAAAGCTACAGTGACGAACCTATCATGAAAAATCCAGGTGAACCAAACTTCCGGGATCCTAAAGTTATTTGGGATAGTCAAGCTGGGAAATGGGTAATGACCATGGCAGAAGGCGATAAGATTGGCTTCTATGAGTCAAGAGACTTAAAACATTGGGTTTATATAAGTGGGTTTATGGCTCCTAATATTGGGGTGTTAGAATGTCCTGATCTTTTCTTGTTAAGAGCAGATGATGGGAATTACAAATGGGTTTTAGGTGTATCAGCTAATGCTAGATTCAAAGGTGATCCGAATACTTACGCATATTGGACTGGTAATTTCAACGGAAAAGAATTCAAACCTGATAAAGCAGAACCAACATGGTTAGACTATGGTTTTGACTGGTATGGTGGTGTTACATTTGAAGACGGACCTGGTTACGATAAATTAGGTAGAAGATATGCTATAGCATGGATGAATAATTGGGATTATCCTCATAACACTCCAACCAAAGCGGAAGGATTTAATGGAGTAAACTCTATAGTAAGAAAAGTAGAGTTGAAAAATAAAAATGGTAGATATACTTTAGTATCTAATCCAACCGAACGCCTAGATGATACAAATAATGTTTCGAAAAGGATTGATCTTGGAAAAATCGAAATAAACGGAAACAAAACGATATTCGATCAAGCTGACGCTGGAAAAACATACAGCATTGAAGCGGATATATCTTGGGAAAACATAACTAATTTTGGATTTCGTTTAAGGGAATCTGATGATGGATCGAAACATATTGATGCCGGTTTATTTGTAGAAGGAGGTTTCTCCTTCGTCAATAGAAAACATACAGGGACTCCGAGTACTCAATTCGTTGAAAGTAAAGCACCTTTTGACAAAAACAAGAAGAAGGTACACCTGAGAATTTTGGTTGATAATACAAGCGTAGAAATGTTTATTGATGATGGAGAAGTAGTTCATTCAAACCAAGTTTTCTCCAATGCAGGCGATACGAAAATATCTGCTTTTTCTACTGGAGGAACCACTATCTTAGAAAATGTGAAAATTACGGAGTATAAAAATCTCTTTGTTGGTAGATAG
- a CDS encoding NAD(P)H-dependent flavin oxidoreductase, with translation MSTKLPPKLHNHIELPVIAAPMFLVSSPEMVIESCKAGIIGSFPLLNARTEDALDDWMKQITNEWKEAKLKEPERRIAPWAVNLIVHRTNKRYQVDLDLIQKYKPPIVITSLGDPSSVVSIVREYDGLVFSDVSNITHAKKAAQKGVDGLILVCNGAGGHAGTINPIAFMGAVKEFWNGITIIAGSISSGQDILAVEALGADLAYMGTRFISSSESFAAIEYKNMLVDSTLDDLIYTDAFSGVNANYLIPSIQKAGLDPNQLQKKENVDFSHLNQSTAKAWKDIWSAGQGVGAIKRVQPVSEIVQELQQEYKQALTSLIMKRSK, from the coding sequence ATGTCCACAAAGTTACCTCCTAAGCTTCATAATCATATAGAACTACCTGTCATAGCAGCTCCCATGTTTCTTGTTTCTAGCCCTGAGATGGTGATAGAGAGTTGTAAAGCGGGGATTATTGGCTCGTTTCCGTTACTAAATGCTCGTACGGAAGATGCTTTAGATGATTGGATGAAACAGATTACAAATGAATGGAAAGAAGCCAAGTTAAAAGAACCAGAGCGACGCATTGCTCCGTGGGCAGTAAATCTAATTGTACATCGGACGAATAAACGTTACCAAGTTGATTTAGATCTTATCCAGAAATATAAGCCACCGATTGTGATTACCTCCCTTGGGGATCCAAGTTCGGTGGTTAGTATCGTACGTGAATATGATGGACTTGTTTTTTCGGATGTAAGTAACATTACCCATGCCAAAAAAGCTGCACAAAAGGGGGTAGATGGGCTAATTCTGGTATGTAACGGAGCAGGTGGGCATGCAGGAACCATCAATCCAATCGCTTTCATGGGAGCAGTAAAGGAATTTTGGAATGGGATAACGATTATTGCTGGTTCGATCTCCAGTGGTCAGGATATTTTGGCAGTAGAAGCGCTTGGTGCTGACCTTGCCTACATGGGAACACGATTTATTTCGTCGTCAGAGAGCTTTGCTGCTATAGAATATAAAAACATGCTAGTTGACTCTACCCTAGACGACCTTATTTATACGGATGCGTTTAGTGGTGTGAATGCTAATTACTTGATCCCAAGTATCCAAAAGGCTGGTTTGGACCCAAATCAGCTCCAGAAAAAAGAAAATGTAGATTTTTCCCATTTAAATCAGTCTACGGCTAAAGCATGGAAAGACATCTGGTCTGCAGGGCAGGGAGTGGGTGCAATTAAGCGAGTTCAACCTGTTTCTGAAATTGTACAGGAGCTACAGCAGGAGTATAAGCAAGCGCTAACTTCATTGATAATGAAACGTTCAAAATAA